GCTCAACGTTATTGATCTCCAAGACATCGCTAGCGCCGATGGAGATTTAGTAGATATCTCCATTAAAGCTAACTTCAAATCACTAGGTGCAAAATTTGGTGGCGCAGTCCAAGAGATTGCTAAGGCAATTGCGGCCAGTGATGCAACTGCCCTTGTGAAAACTCTGCGTTCCTCTGGCACAACCCAGCTAGGTAGTTGGGAAATCGCTCTGGACGATCTGGTTATTACAGAAGTTCCAAAGTCCGGCTGGATGGTGGCCTCTCATGAGGGTGAAAGCGTGGCACTTGATCTAGAGCTCACCCCAGCACTTATTGCTGCTGGGCATGTGCGCGAAGTTATTCGCTTTATTCAAGAGCGCAGAAAGAGTGATGGTTTTGAAATCTCAGATCGCATTAATGTGAAGTTCAATGCAACTGCCCAAATTGCTGCAGCCATTGCCAGCGATGAAGCTCATATTAAGGATGAAGTACTAGCACTCTCCATGGTTCAAGACTCTTCACTTACAGTTGAAGATAATGAACTTGGTATTGCAGTCACACTTACTAAAGCGAGCGAACTAACCCCATAAGTAATTGCACTCCGAAGAAGAGAACAATAAAAGATAAATCTAGGCTCACTGCTCCAAGGCGAAGTGGCGGGATGTAGCGTCCGACAAATGCCATTGGCTTATCTGTGATGCTATAAACAAGTTCCACTAGCAGCAGACCAATACCTTTAGGTCGCCAGTTGCGTGCAAACATACGGACATAATCCAGGATTAAACGAGCTAGTAAAGCAAAGAGAAATAACTGCAGGACGTTAGCAAGTAACGCTCCGATACTCACTGAGATCAGCTCTGATTAAAGAAGCTTGCTTGAGCTGCAGCTGACTTGTCTTCAACATCGATTGAAACATTAGCTGGAGACAAAAGGAAAACCTTCTTTGTCACTCGCTCAATTGTTCCGTGCAAACCAAATGCAAGTCCACTTGCAAAGTCAACTAAGCGCTTGTGCTCTGACTCATCCATGTCTGTCAAATTAATGATGACTGGATTGCCTAAACGAAAGTGCTCACCGATTGTGCGGGCCTCGTTATAAAAACGTGGGTGCAATGTGACGATGCGATCTAGGACTGGTAAATCTAATTGCGGTGCAACTTCTACAGAAGAGGTTGTCACAACTGAAGAGACCGGACGTGGTGAGCGCGGTTTGATTCGCACATCACTTGATGTCGTTGCTGGAGCAGTTGAAGTTGCAATTGGTGTATCGAATTCTGGGTCGTCCATCAAACCTAAGTAGTTCGCGACGCGCTTGAGTGCATTAGCCATAGGTAAACGGTACCTGTAGCCCTAGCGCGAACCCAGGATTTGGATACCTATCCGAATATGTGTCGCACCATGGGCAATGGCCTCTTTAAAGTCCCCACTCATGCCAGCAGATAATTTATTTGCCTTTGGAAAATCGGCCATAAAAGCCTTATGTATCGCTGATAATTTTGAAAATGCAGTTGCAGGATCAACACCTAAAGGAGCAACGGCCATCAGACCTTGAAGTCTGTGGGTCGGCGATTTCTCTATCTCCTTGGCCAGTTCATAGAGCTTTTGCTCACTTACTCCCCCGCGCCCCTCTGAACCATCCAGTGAAACCTGACAGAAGATATCGAGAGCATGCGCAGCGCTTTTCTCAATCACTTCAAAATGTCGAATCTCATCCAAAGAATGAATCACATTGGCCCAAGAAGTAATTGATTTCAACTTATTACTCTGTATCTGGCCTTGAAAATGCCACGTTCCCGAGATTGCAACCGCCTTTGGCGCTGCATCTGAATCTCTATTTTCACCAAAATCACTCACACCTAGGTCCTTCAAAATCTCAACATCACTTGCTGGAAAAGTCTTAGTCACTGCAATAAGTGTTATCTCATCGACTGACCTGCCCGCACTTTCAGCAGCCTTTGATATCTGCTCACGAACTGCCTCTAAGTTGCCTGCAATCTCACTTCTGCGATCTATAGCCACACCACACCTGCATTTCTTCCCGTGATGTTATGGCGGCGATAGGAGAAATACTCATCATTTTCCAAAGTACAGATTGTTGAAGCTTCATAGGTAACACCGATTGCTACTAAATCTGCAATCAAAGCTCTCGGTAAATCCAACGCCGGGGTTAAGTTGTTAGTCAGAGATGATGCCGCAGGATGCTTAGCAACTACTTCATCGGCTAACTCTTGTGGAACTTCATAACACCGCCCGCAAATAGATGGACCTAACTGGGCATGAATTTGATCTGCACCTAGTGTTCGCATCGCATCGACAGCTTTAACCGCCACTGAATTCATGAGCCCACGCCTGCCAACGTGGACTGCGCCAACAACTGTTGATGATGAGAGCAAAAGCGGAATGCAGTCAGCAACCATCACCGCTAAGGCAATTCCTGGCTCACGTGTAATCAAGGCATCACAGGTTGGGTCATCACCAATACTCTTTACTTCAACAACTTCATCACGATGGACTTGATTCATAAACTGAATAGGTCCAGTAATTTTCGATAGAAGTTCGCGATTACGTGCAACAGTCTCAGCACAATCACCCACATGTTGAGCTAAGTTCAATGACTCATAGGGCGCAAGGCTTGCGCCATTGCGCCTAGTAGTAAAAACGCTAGGCAATTGCCCTTACTTCATGAAGTCTGGAACGTCGATCTCATCCTCGGCGACGAGTTCTTCAAAAGTAACTCGGCGGCGTGGAGTTGATTCAGAATCTAAATCCAAAGCAACTGAGATTGGGTCATTGCTTGGAATTGGATTAGCAACCCCGCCCAAAGTCGCAGCATCAATAACTGGAGTCACAACCTTGCGCGGTTCCCCACCTTCAAAGCCAGCTGCAACAACAGTGATACGAACTTCATCACCTAGAGCATCATCAATTGTTGTTCCGAAGATGAACTTGGCATTTGGGTGAACAGCAGATTGAACTAACTCACAGGCCTCATTGACTTCAAAGAGACCAAGATCAGATCCCCCAGAAACTGAAAGCAAGACTCCCATAGCACCATCAATGGATGCTTCAAGAAGTGGTGAAGAAATAGCTAACTCAGCAGCACGTAGTGCGCGATTTTCTCCCCGTGCAGAACCAATTCCCATTAACGCAGAACCTGCTCCGGACATAACTGCTTTCACATCTGCAAAGTCAAGATTGATTAATCCAGGCTGAGTGATGATCTCTGTAATTCCTTGAACACCAGAGAGTAGAACTTGGTCTGCACTCTTAAAGGCATCTGCCAAAGTAATGGTGCGATCTGAAATCGCAAGAAGGCGATCATTTGGAATAACAATTAAAGTATCAACTTCTGCGCGAAGTGCTTCGATGCCAACATCTGCTTGAGCTGAACGAAGTTTTGCTTCAAATGAGAATGGGCGTGTAACAACACCAATAGTTAGTGCACCAATATCTTTAGCAATCTTTGCAACGACAGGTGCTGCGCCAGTTCCAGTTCCGCCACCTTCTCCTGCGGTAACAAAAACCATATCTGCACCGCGCAAAATTTCTTCAATGTCATCTGCGTGATCAAGTGCTGCTTCGCGTCCCTTATCTGGATCCATACCTGCGCCAAGACCACGTGTTGTTTTTCTACCAATATCTAATTTCACATCTGCATCACTCATTAATAAATGTTGTGCATCTGTGTTAATTGCAATGAACTCAACACCTTTGAGTCCAACATCAATCATGCGATTGATTGCATTTACTCCACCGCCACCAATACCAACAACCTTGATGACTGCCAAATAATTCTGCGGTGAAGCCACTTGTATCCTCCTTGGGAACCATAAACCTCTACTTGAGCCTTATAATTCAACGTTTTCTATAAGGCGAACGTAAAGTGCGCAAGGCTCTTAATCAAACACCGACATGATTTATTTATTGTGTCGTTTAAAAAACTTTATTTAACGATTGGTGCATGTGGTGCAGAGAGATCCATCCTCTTTAACTTTGCATTTTCTGGTTGTTCCAATAAAGCCTTATAAACCTTTGCTTTTAACTCATTCTCTGTTGCAAATCCCCAACGAACTTCGACCTTTCGGCCCTGCACATCAACGTCCATGACATAAGCCCCTGTGCTTCGAACCTTAAGAATCTTTAGATTCGACCTAATCTCCTCCGGTAATGATTTCATGAACTCCACGGCCGCCACGGCAATTTCAACTGAGCCAGCCTGAATCTGTGGCAAAGCGGCTGGCAGCTGGCCCTTAACTACAAAAGCTTTTCCTGAATCATCTATCGCTTGATTTTTGAAGATGGCAACTGGGGTTCTTGATGTAATAGAAATCGTAACTTTGCCTGAAATCCAATTTCTACTCACTTGTGCATCTTGCACAAATGCAAACTTTTCATAGGTCGCTGCAACTGCCCGCGGTTCCACTCGTGCCAGCTTCTCTCCGACCTTAATACTTTGAGGCAATCTTTGATCTGTCCCCGTTACTTCAACAGAGCTGACCGTGAAAAGAGTTGACCAACCCAAGGCATAGGAGGCAGCTCCTACAAAGATCGCGGTAGCAAGTGCTATGAGGCGTTTGTTTTTCATTTATCCGAAACGACGGCTCAGACCGTCAACGATGATGGGTGCCAAAGAACTGACATCTCCTGCGCCAAGAGTGATGATCACATCTTGTGGCTCTGCTGAATCAATAACTGAATCTGTGACCTCAATGAAATTAGGTATGTACTCCCCATGGCTCATTGCATCTGTAATCAAACGGGATGTAACACCGGCAATTGGTTTTTCACTTGCTGCATAGACCTCTAGAACAATCGCTCGATCTGCCATATCGAGCACTTTGGCAAACTGGGATGAAAAAGCTTTAGTTCGTGAATAGCGATGTGGTTGGAAGATAACGATTAAGCGTCCATCACCTGCAAAGCGACGTGCAGCTTTTAATGTCACATCAATCTCTGTTGGGTGATGTCCATAATCATCTATAACTCGGATTCCATGCACTGTTCCCTTGAGTTCAAAGCGTCGTCCTGTGCCCCTAAAGACAGCCAATCCCGTGAGTAATTCAGGGGCAGCAAAACCAAGATTTAATCCTGTTGCAAGTACCGCAGCGGCATTAAGTAAGTTGTGATGGCCTGGTACTTGAAGTTCAATGAAACCAACGACTTTACCCCGCCAAATTGCACGGGCGCGTGAGCCCATTGCCTCTAACTCAATGGAATCTAATCTCAAATCGCACTCTTCGCCAACTCCATAAGAAATCAACGCACACGTTGTAATAGTTGAGGCCAAGGCCTTAGCGCCTTCATCATCTGCGCAGTATGTAAGGAAGCCTTCAGCCTTAATAGTTGCAGCAAAATCTTTAAAGGCTTGGGCGACGTCGGCTGGAGTTGCAAAGAAGTCAACATGATCATGTTCAACATTTGTCACTATTGCGGCATATGGATGATATTCAATAAATGAGCCATCAGATTCATCGGCTTCTGCAACAAAGATTTCACCTGTTCCGCGGTGAGCGTTAGAGCCAGAAGCAGTAATTGTTCCGCCTATTGCAAAAGATGGATCAGCTCCACATGCCTGTAATGCAACAGCCATCATCGAAGATGTTGTGGTCTTGCCATGGGTGCCTGCCACAGCAATACTCTTTGATTCAGACATCAATATTGAAAGTGCGGCAGCGCGTGTAAGAGTCATAAGTTTTAACTCTTGGGCTCGCATAAGTTCTGCGTTAGAAGTTGAAATCGCAGTTGAGTAAACAACTAAATCAGCACCATCCACATTAGCGGCGGCATGCGTTGTTGAAATAGTTGCACCGAGTGCCTGCAGAGCTTTAACCACTGATGAATCTTTAGCATCTGAACCACTGACAGTGATTCCGTGAGAGAGTGAAATACGAGCCAAACCGCTCATACCTGCGCCACCAATGCCAATAAAGTGAACGCGCTTGCCAATCAGAGATTGCAACGTTGGCTTATTCATCGAGCCTCCAGTGCATGCTGGCCTAAAGCTGCGATTTTTAGAGCTGCATCTGCATCTAGCGTTGATCCCTCAAGGGGTGCTGAGTTACTTGAAGCAAGTAGGGCATCAATATGAGTGTGCAAATAGCTGGTTGTGAATTCCTTTTGATCAATAACTTCAGCTCGCCCATCTGCGACTAAACCACGTGCATTGTGGAACTGTTCTCCGTTTCCAATTGGCAGTGGCACAAAAAGAGCGTAACGGCCAAGGGCCCTAAATTCAGCGCAAGTCACTGCCCCACTGCGCGCAATAATCAGGTCAGCAGCTAAATAGGCATCAGCCATCTGGTCCACATATGCCACTGGGCGATAGAGATCAGTAGCTGGTGGCAACACATTTGCACGACCCACTGAATGCATCACGGCAATACCTTTGGTTGAAAACATCGGCACGCCTTGCTCTATCACTTTATTTATTGCAACCGATCCTTGTGATCCGCCCATGACGAAAACCAAAGGTGTAGCAGGACTAAAACCCAAACGAATCTTTGCCTCTGCTCTGGCTTTGTGCCAATCAGCTCCAGCGCTCTTGAGCGCAGCGGCAACATCACTTCGAAGTGGTAAGCCCGTAATCAAAGCTTTACTAAACATGCCTGCGTTAACTCCATGAGCAACTGCTAGATAAGGGGTGAAGAGTGCGCCTAGTCGATTTGCCCATCCAGGCTTTGCATTGGCCTCATGAATAATCGTTGGAACGCCGAGAATGCGAGCTGCGATATAGGCAGGTGCACTGACATAACCACCAAAGCCAATGAGTAAATCTGCACCTTTCAAGAGCGAATGGCAGGCCTTTACTGATGCAACTAAGTCAAAGGGAATATTCAACCAAGAAGGCGAAGGCTTTCTTGAAATTCTAACCTTTGGAATATTGCTAACGCTAAAGCCTGCAGCAGGAATCAAAGTATTTTCTAAACCTTGCGCAGTTCCTAAAAAGCTAATTTCATCTTTTGGATTAGCGCTTTGCCACACACGTGCCACAGCCAGCGCTGGTTCAATGTGGCCTGCGGTGCCCCCGCCAGCAAGAACTATCGAAGCCATTTAGGTATTCCTGTTTTTTCCAGTTCTCTATAAATTGCTGGATCTCTACGGGCCGCACCAATAACAAATGCAATTCCCATATACGTAGCAATCAACGCCGAACCTCCATAGGAAAGTAGTGGCAAAGTTACACCCACCACTGGAAGAACGCTGACTGCAGAGCCGATGTTGAGCACAGTTTGAACACCTATCCAGCACCCAATGCCTGAACAGACATAGCGCACCATGGGATCTTGGGTTCGCAATGCAATTTTAAATATAGAAAACAAAAGTGTTGAAAGCATTAACAAAGTTGCGATAGTTCCAAACAGACCTAACTCTTCACCGATGACAGAGAAAATAAAGTCGGTATGGGCTTCAGGAAGATTTCCCCACTTTTGGCGACTAGCTCCAAGTCCCACACCAAATAAGCCACCACTAGCTAGGCCTAAAAGGCTGTGAGCAGGCTGCCAACCCACTGATTTGTATTGATCTTCAGCAAATGGATTGAGAAAAACCGAGAATCGAGCAACGCGATAAGGAGCCGAAATAATCAATGCTGCAATACCCAAAAATCCCACTGCTGAAATCGCTGCAAATAGTTTGAGGTGGACTCCAGAAACCCAGAGCATTCCTGCCAAAACAAAGGCAAATACTGAAGCTGTTCCTAGATCTTTTCCAAGTAGAACTAAAAAGATACAAAGTAAGAATGCTGGAGCAATCAGTTTAAGAACATTAGCTTGAATGTCTCCAGCGCTCTCTCGTTTAGCCAAAATTGAGCCCGCCCACAAGATCATTAAGAACTTGGCGATTTCACTGGGTTGAACATCAGCAAAGCCAAGTGATATCCAGTTGTTATTACCATTCACACTTTTGCCCACACCAGGCAATTGCACGACAGCAAGTAATCCTACTGAAGCTAGAACACCAAAGCGGGCAAAGAATTTCCATCTAGCTAATGAAAAGCGAGAGAGCACCCATGCCATAGGAAGTGCTAGAACTAAGAATATGAGTTGGCGAAAGAGAATTGCCCACGTTGCGCCCTTGTTTTCAAGAGAGTAAATAGAGGAGGCAGAAAAAACCATGATGAGTCCAAAAATGCTCAAGGCCATCGTGCTGCCAACTAACATGTAATAGAGATTGATGGGGCGTGAGAAAAGCGTGCTTCGCTTTTGTACTTTCATTTGCTCACAACCTTCTTCACTGCCGCAGCAAAGCGATCACCGCGATCGGCATAGGAAACGAATTGATCCATAGAGGCACATGCCGGTGCTAGTAAAACCGTATCCCCTGATTGAGCAAAGCCTTGGGCCGCACTCACTACTTTTTCCATTAACTCCTGCGATGAATTACCATCGATTAGAACACGTGGAACATCTGGGCAGAACTTGATAAGTGCAGCTTCAATGAGAGCTCTATCGGTGCCAATGAGAATGGCAGCTTTAATTCGCTTGGCAGTGCGCTCTACTAACTCTTCCATCGCTGCACCTTTAGCCAATCCCCCAGCAATCCAAATCACTGACTCATGTGAAAGTAGTGATGCAGTCGCCGCATGCGGATTTGTGGCTTTGGAATCATCGACCCAGTTGATTGAATCAGCTGTATGCACTGTTTCAATACGGTGGCGCCCCGGTCTAAAGGCCTTGATTGCACTTCGAATATCTTCATGAGAAACACCAACGGTTCTGGCAAGAGCAGCAGCGGCCAAAGTATTGGAAACATTATGTGGGATTGTTGGTTTTACTTCAGCTAACTCAGCAAACATAGATGCTTCTTGTGGATCTTGAACAAATGCACGATCAACCAGTAGTTCTTCCACCAAGCCAATCTCACCTGGTGCTGGAGTCTCTAAGCTATAAAAGACTTTGCGGCCCTGCCAATGGCTTGAGCGCTTAAGAATTTCACCATCACTTGCATTTAAAACCGCAGTTGTTGCACGATCAAGGATTGTCAGTTTGGCTTTAGCGTAAGCATCAAAGCTTCCATGCCAGTCAATGTGGTCATCGGCAATATTGAGGATTGCACATGCCACAAATTGAGCCTGCTTAGACCAGTGAAGTTGAAAAGAGGAAAGCTCAAGAACTAGTACATCAAAAGCATCACTGCGATCAACGACTTCAATAACAGTTTCACCAACATTGCCACAGGCCGTTGCCTTGAGCCCACCACTTTTTAGCATTGCTGCAACCATTTCAACTGTGGTGGTCTTTCCATTGGTGCCAGTTAATGCCAGCCACTTTTGCCCTGGTGCAATCTCGCTCTTAATCTGCCACGCCAAATCAACTTCATTGAGAAGTGTTAGACCTGCCGACATTGCTGCAACCACCAATGGGTGATCTTGTCGCCAGCCTGGTGAAACGACTACTGAATCAAAATCCTTAATTACTACATTCTTAGCATCAATAACTGTGTGTTCTGATTTAGCAGCTGGGTTTTCATCAGCGATGCTTACAGCAGCACCTCTTTTCACAAGTGATCGGGCAACAGCATTTCCCGTAACACCTGCGCCAAGAATAAGAATTCTCTGGCCATCAAAAGAGAGTGGCATGGTTATTACTTAGCTACCCACTGTGCATAGAACAGACCCAAACCGCCTGCAACGCACAGTCCAGCAATAATCCAGAAACGAATAACAACAGTTATCTCAGCCCAACCCTTTAACTCAAAGTGATGATGTAGCGGTGCCATACGAAAAACACGCTTGCCGCCACTGAGCTTGAAGTAAAGAGTCTGAATCACTACTGACATTGTGACAATAACAAATAGGCCGCCAAGTGGAATCAAAAGCAGTTCCACTCGAAGCGTTGTTGCAAAGCCTGCAATAGCTGCTCCAAGGGCTAGTGATCCAGTGTCTCCCATAATGATTTTGGCAGGTGCGGTGTTCCACCAAAGAAAACCTGTGCAACCTCCAGCAAATGCGGCAGCTAGAACAGCTAGGTCAAGTGGATCTCGAACTTGGTAACAGTTAGCTGTTGTGATCGCATCGATTGAGCAACTTTGACCAAACTCCCATACACCGATTAATACAAAAGCTAGGAAAGTCATGATGGTTGCACCTGTTGCTAAACCATCTAGACCATCAGTCAAATTCACACCATTACTTGCCGACATCACCATCAGGATTACAAAGGCGATAACTAGTCCAGTACCTAGGTAGATTGAAGTTTCTTTAACCGTTGAAAGATATTGCGAAATTGGAGTGAGTTTGTATTGATCAGCAAACTGCAGACCTGCATAACCAAAGACACCAGCAAGTGATGCCTGGGCTAGAAGTTTGTAGCGTCCCTTAAGGCCACGAGAGTTTTGACGTGAAACTTTGAGCCAATCATCAAGAAATCCAACAAAACCTAAACCAACAACTAAGCCAATAACTAATAAGGCCGAAGCCGTTGTAGGGGTACCTGAAATAAGGTGAGCCATGAGATAACCAAAAATTGCTGCAAGGATAAAAATGATGCCGCCCATTGTTGGCGTGCCATGCTTTGTTTTATGTGTTGATGGTCCATCGTCTCGAATGATCTGACCGTAACCACGTGCTGCAAGAATTCGAATGAGAACCTTTGTGCCAAAGAGGGCAAAGGCGAGAGCGAAAGCTCCTGCGATAAGGATCTGTCTCATGAATCGACTCCACTCTTTTCTTTCCAGGCACGTTCTAGTGATTCTGCGAGAACTTCAAAACCTTGCGAACGAGATGCTTTCACTAGAACAACATCACCAGGTGCGAAGTAGTCCACTAAATCAAGAGCTGACTCAATCGTTGGGCGTTGGTGAATCACCATTGCGCCAACAGGTTCTCCATATTCAGGAGCATTGATTTCAACTAGATGATCAATTCCTAATTCAACCGCAAGGGCCCCAATTGCAGCGCTCTGTGGTGCCTGTGTCTGGCCAAGTTCATTCATCTTTCCAACAAAAGCCCATGCAGAACCCCCACGTTCTTGGGCAAAGAGAACAAGTGCGCGCATTGCAGCACTCATCGATTCTGGGTTGGCGTTATAGGCATCATTTATAATGAGTAAATCAGCGCTTTCATGGAGTTCCATGCGCCACTTACTCGATATTTCAGCTGTAGATAAAGAACTAGCAATCAACTCCAACGGCAGTGCTAACGCAGTTCCCACTGCAGCAACTGCAAGTGCATTTGCTACCTGATGGGCTCCCACTGCGCGCATTCCCACGGCATCTCTTCCAGCTGGTGTTACTAGATCAAAGTGTGGTCGTCCTTCGCGCATTTCAATATCGGCAGCGCGCACCTGAATATCTGCTTTTTCACCAAAGAGAATTACTTGGCCTTGATGCTGAGATGCCATCTTAGGTGTGAACTCATCATATGTTCCTAGGATTGCAATCCCGTCTTTATCAAGTGATGCAATCAGCTCACCTTTTGTCTGTGCAATTACTTCACGAGATCCAAACTCACCAATGTGAGCAGTTCCAACGGTGAGAACAACACCAATGTTAGGTTTTGCAATCTCACACAAACGAGCAATATCACCCATATGTCGCGCACCCATTTCAAGGATACAAAAACGAGTGCGATCATCACATTGCAGCAAAGTGATAGGTAGACCTAAGTCATTGTTAAATGATCCAGCAGGAGCAACGGTTGGACCCACTGCGCCCAACATGTGAGTCAACAAATCTTTTGTACTGGTCTTTCCTTGAGAACCAGTAATACCAATGACCACTAGTTTGTCTAAGCGCTTTCTAACAAAAGCTGCCAGGATAGATAGAGCCTCCAGAACATCTTTCACAACAATGCATGGGCCATCAATGCGCTGTGATGTAAGGGAGAACATCGCACCGTTTCGATAAGCATCGGCTGCAAATTCATGTCCATCAGCGTTCTCACCTTTAAGGGCTAAAAAGAAACATCCAGGTGTTGCTAAACGTGAATCAAATACCGGTGCCTTTGAAATCAGTAAATCCCTATCGCACAACAGCTCTCCGCCAACTAATAGGGCGATCTCACCTGCAGTTAAAGTGATCATTTCTTATCTTCAATCGCTTTAGCTAATTCAATGCGATCATCAAATTCATGTACTTTTCCATTAATCTCTTGGCCTTTTTCGTGGCCCTTGCCCAAAACCATCACAACATCGCCGGCTTGGGCCAGATTGACCGCTGCACGAATAGCTTGGGCTCTATCAACGATTACTTCACTAGGTGGCACCACATCTATATCTAAAACCATCTGAACCAGAATCTCTTCAGCTTTCTCAGAACGTGGATTATCACTGGTGTAGATAGCAATGTCAGCGCCTTCATGGAGTGCTTGACCCATCAAGGTGCGCTTTGTTTTATCTCTATCTCCCCCGCAACCGAGCACGGCAATTACTTTTCCATCACTTATCTCAGCTGCAGCTTCCAATACTCGCTTTACAGCATCTGGTGAGTGGGCATAATCAACGAGTGCTGTGAAGTTTTGTCCAAGGCGCACAGCCTCTAATCGCCCAGCAGCGCCGGTGAGTGTTGGCAAGATTGCAGCGATATCAATGGGATCAATTCCACTTTCAACTGCAATGGCAACTGCCATCAAAAGATTGTCATAATTAAATCCGCCATGCAAAGCAGTCTTACCTTCAATAAGAATTCCGCCGCTTCCGCGGATGGAGACTGACGCACCAACATAATCAGAGGCAATCGATGCATAGTGCCACGTGGCGCTTGTATCTAATCGAGACAAAGTAACCACAGGGAGTTCTGTTTGTGCCGCTAGACGCTTTCCATAAGGGTCATCAAGATTGATAACTGCTAAGTCTGCATATTCAAAGGTAAACAGTTTGGCCTTTGCCGCAAAGTAATCTTCCATATCTTTATGAAAATCTAAGTGGTCTTGCGAAAGATTGGTAAATCCGACAACAGCAAAGTGGCTTCCACGAATGCGCTCTAGCGTTATTGCATGGCTTGAAACTTCCATAATCAGATTGCGCATGTGGCGCTCACGCATCACTGCAGAAAGCGCCTGCAAATCAGAGCTTTCAGGGGTAGTGCGCTTACTAGCAATGCTCTCAACGCCAATGCGAGTTTCAACGGTTCCGATTAACCCGCTATCTCTGCCAGCTGCGGTCATGATTTGATGGAGCAAGGTTGTTACAGTGGTTTTGCCATTAGTTCCTGTAACACCAACGCTATAGAGATCTCGCATTGGTTCTGAGTAAAACCAAGCACTGGCTATTCCAGCAGCTCTGCGAGGATTTGTGGAAACAAGAACTGGAACACCTTTTATCTCTTTAGCACCGATGGCATCAGTAAGAACTGCAACTGCTCCACGTGAAATGGCATCGGAGGCAAATTGCGCCCCATGGACCTTTTCACCAGGCAGAGCGATAAAGAGATCTCCCGGTAAAACTGAATCACTAGCTTGGGAAATTCCGCTGACTTCAATACTTTCTAGCTCTTTAAAAGTTGAATCAGCCCCAACTATGGCGCATAGCGCAGAGAGTTTTTTCTGATGGCTAGTTATTGGCCGTTGCATCCTGGGCCTTCTTTGCAGCTAACGCTTTTTTATCCAAAGGAATTGGTTCAAATGCTGTGCCAGTCGGTGCAATATGGCGAGACTGTAAAACAAATGACATTACTTTCTTAAATACTGGCCCACCTAGAACGCCGCCCCAGTGCATTCCTTTTGGATCTTGAATTGTTACGCTGATTACATAGGCAGGATTATCTGCTGGTGCAAAGCCGATAAATGAAGCGGTGTATCCGCGGTAGCAACCGCATGTGTCATCAATGCGCTGTGCTGTACCAGTCTTACCTGCCACGCGATAACCAGGAATCGCTGCACTTGGAGCAGTTCCATTTCCAGAAACAAC
This DNA window, taken from Candidatus Planktophila vernalis, encodes the following:
- a CDS encoding UDP-N-acetylmuramoyl-tripeptide--D-alanyl-D-alanine ligase, with translation MITLTAGEIALLVGGELLCDRDLLISKAPVFDSRLATPGCFFLALKGENADGHEFAADAYRNGAMFSLTSQRIDGPCIVVKDVLEALSILAAFVRKRLDKLVVIGITGSQGKTSTKDLLTHMLGAVGPTVAPAGSFNNDLGLPITLLQCDDRTRFCILEMGARHMGDIARLCEIAKPNIGVVLTVGTAHIGEFGSREVIAQTKGELIASLDKDGIAILGTYDEFTPKMASQHQGQVILFGEKADIQVRAADIEMREGRPHFDLVTPAGRDAVGMRAVGAHQVANALAVAAVGTALALPLELIASSLSTAEISSKWRMELHESADLLIINDAYNANPESMSAAMRALVLFAQERGGSAWAFVGKMNELGQTQAPQSAAIGALAVELGIDHLVEINAPEYGEPVGAMVIHQRPTIESALDLVDYFAPGDVVLVKASRSQGFEVLAESLERAWKEKSGVDS
- a CDS encoding UDP-N-acetylmuramoyl-L-alanyl-D-glutamate--2,6-diaminopimelate ligase; the encoded protein is MQRPITSHQKKLSALCAIVGADSTFKELESIEVSGISQASDSVLPGDLFIALPGEKVHGAQFASDAISRGAVAVLTDAIGAKEIKGVPVLVSTNPRRAAGIASAWFYSEPMRDLYSVGVTGTNGKTTVTTLLHQIMTAAGRDSGLIGTVETRIGVESIASKRTTPESSDLQALSAVMRERHMRNLIMEVSSHAITLERIRGSHFAVVGFTNLSQDHLDFHKDMEDYFAAKAKLFTFEYADLAVINLDDPYGKRLAAQTELPVVTLSRLDTSATWHYASIASDYVGASVSIRGSGGILIEGKTALHGGFNYDNLLMAVAIAVESGIDPIDIAAILPTLTGAAGRLEAVRLGQNFTALVDYAHSPDAVKRVLEAAAEISDGKVIAVLGCGGDRDKTKRTLMGQALHEGADIAIYTSDNPRSEKAEEILVQMVLDIDVVPPSEVIVDRAQAIRAAVNLAQAGDVVMVLGKGHEKGQEINGKVHEFDDRIELAKAIEDKK